A single window of Achromobacter xylosoxidans DNA harbors:
- the accB gene encoding acetyl-CoA carboxylase biotin carboxyl carrier protein: protein MDLRKLKTLIDLVAESGIAELEITEGEGKVRIVKFSQTLQPVAYHQPEAGVAVAPVAPAAPAAPAAAAAEAAPVIQGHVVKAPMVGTFYRSPNPGAAPFIDVGQSVKEGDPLCIIEAMKLLNEIEADKSGVIKEILVENGEPVEYGQPLFVIG, encoded by the coding sequence ATGGACCTTCGAAAACTCAAAACCCTGATCGACCTGGTGGCTGAATCGGGCATCGCCGAGCTGGAAATCACCGAAGGCGAAGGCAAGGTTCGCATCGTCAAGTTCTCGCAGACCCTGCAGCCGGTGGCCTACCACCAGCCGGAAGCCGGCGTCGCCGTCGCCCCGGTTGCGCCCGCCGCCCCGGCCGCGCCCGCCGCCGCCGCGGCCGAAGCCGCTCCGGTGATCCAGGGCCACGTGGTCAAGGCGCCGATGGTCGGCACCTTCTACCGCTCGCCGAACCCGGGCGCCGCGCCGTTCATCGACGTGGGCCAGTCGGTCAAGGAAGGCGATCCGCTGTGCATCATTGAAGCCATGAAGCTGCTCAATGAAATCGAAGCCGACAAGTCCGGCGTCATCAAAGAAATCCTGGTCGAAAACGGCGAGCCCGTCGAGTACGGTCAACCCCTGTTCGTCATTGGCTGA
- the prmA gene encoding 50S ribosomal protein L11 methyltransferase: protein MRELVLHCQEAQAEALSDALLEAGVLSVSVEDADLGTDDERPLFGEPGTEPDVQAWERNRVVALLPDGADPAQIMEEAAAAGELDPALFAGWSLRDVPDADWVRLTQSQFGPIHIAERLWIVPSWHRDSPDVPGLETPAAEDGAIHIELDPGLAFGTGSHPTTHLCLAWLEAELPKGATLLDYGCGSGILAIAARKLGAGPTQAVDIDAQAVQSTVFNAEVNHVELQAMLPDGLADGTFEVVVANILSNPLKVLAPMLAGRVAAGGHLVLSGVLERQAEEVAAAYAPWIAMSVWRARDGWVCLHGQKA, encoded by the coding sequence ATGCGTGAACTCGTGCTCCACTGCCAGGAGGCGCAAGCCGAAGCCCTGTCCGATGCGTTGCTGGAGGCGGGCGTGCTGTCGGTGTCCGTCGAGGATGCCGACCTGGGCACCGATGATGAGCGTCCGCTGTTCGGCGAGCCGGGCACCGAACCCGACGTGCAGGCCTGGGAACGCAACCGCGTCGTGGCCCTGCTGCCGGACGGCGCCGATCCCGCGCAGATCATGGAAGAAGCCGCCGCGGCGGGCGAACTCGATCCCGCGCTGTTTGCCGGCTGGAGCCTGCGCGACGTGCCCGACGCCGACTGGGTGCGCCTGACGCAATCGCAGTTCGGCCCCATCCACATCGCCGAACGCCTCTGGATCGTACCCAGCTGGCACCGCGACAGCCCGGACGTGCCGGGCCTGGAAACGCCCGCCGCCGAGGACGGCGCCATCCACATCGAACTCGATCCGGGCCTGGCCTTCGGCACCGGCAGCCATCCGACCACGCACCTGTGCCTGGCCTGGCTGGAAGCCGAACTGCCCAAGGGCGCGACCCTGCTGGACTACGGCTGCGGCTCGGGCATCCTGGCGATTGCCGCGCGCAAGCTGGGCGCGGGCCCGACCCAGGCCGTCGATATCGACGCCCAGGCGGTGCAGAGCACGGTCTTCAACGCCGAGGTCAACCACGTCGAGCTGCAGGCCATGCTGCCCGACGGCCTGGCCGACGGCACCTTCGAGGTCGTGGTGGCCAACATCCTGTCCAACCCGCTCAAGGTGCTGGCGCCCATGCTGGCCGGCCGCGTGGCCGCCGGCGGCCACCTGGTGCTGTCCGGCGTGCTGGAACGGCAGGCCGAGGAAGTGGCCGCCGCCTACGCGCCCTGGATCGCCATGTCGGTCTGGCGCGCCCGTGATGGCTGGGTCTGCCTGCACGGCCAGAAGGCCTGA
- a CDS encoding D-alanyl-lipoteichoic acid biosynthesis protein DltD, giving the protein MSLPIFRNPRLLSHAAAAITAAALAYGAFCGADDVLSRIVRPVSTVASDKNNYLPNLGPDWGTQHVNLNRLGNALSDGTLVVLGSSELSSHDLRFVPYRFFPEELKVPTLAYGHAMFQSYGIVSVLESVADSLTPNTRLVIMVSPAWFASGGQLPRSAFAEHVTGPVWDRLWDKPSTREQMQNWISDNANWGLLWLIANGQVAELKDKLSLWWNARKEPAPDRPRSKLSVPAHRFVTWPSSARLNPGQWSRLTHEAREVEHQLGGNNPYDVRDDYYKQYLAPLYSPARNEFADVDPLTRTELGDLSRVMALLQRRKVKAYFVIQPFNPKLILDVERFDPVVAAITGMCQRYQMGCLDMYSIPFEPGMVRDDMHLAELGWAMADQGIAEYFSR; this is encoded by the coding sequence ATGTCGCTGCCAATCTTTCGTAATCCCCGCCTGCTGTCCCACGCCGCGGCCGCCATCACGGCGGCGGCGCTGGCGTACGGGGCTTTTTGCGGCGCGGATGACGTACTGTCCCGGATTGTCCGCCCCGTTTCCACGGTGGCGTCGGACAAGAACAACTATCTGCCCAACCTGGGGCCGGATTGGGGCACGCAGCACGTCAACCTGAATCGCCTGGGCAATGCGCTCAGCGACGGCACGTTGGTGGTGCTGGGTTCGTCCGAGCTGTCCAGCCACGACTTGCGCTTCGTTCCCTACCGTTTCTTCCCCGAAGAACTGAAGGTACCGACGCTGGCCTATGGGCACGCGATGTTCCAGTCCTACGGCATCGTCAGCGTGCTGGAATCCGTCGCGGATTCACTGACCCCCAACACGCGCCTGGTGATCATGGTGTCGCCGGCCTGGTTCGCCTCGGGCGGCCAGCTGCCTCGCAGCGCGTTCGCCGAACACGTCACCGGCCCGGTCTGGGATCGTCTCTGGGACAAGCCCAGCACGCGCGAACAGATGCAGAACTGGATCAGCGACAACGCCAACTGGGGCTTGCTCTGGCTGATCGCCAACGGCCAGGTTGCCGAGCTCAAGGACAAGCTGTCGCTGTGGTGGAACGCGCGCAAGGAACCCGCGCCAGATCGTCCGCGCAGCAAGCTGTCGGTGCCCGCGCATCGCTTCGTGACATGGCCCTCGTCGGCGCGGCTCAACCCGGGCCAATGGTCGCGCCTTACGCACGAAGCGCGCGAAGTCGAACACCAGCTGGGCGGCAACAACCCCTACGACGTGCGCGACGACTACTACAAGCAATACCTGGCGCCCTTGTATTCGCCGGCGCGAAACGAGTTCGCCGACGTCGATCCGCTCACGCGCACCGAGCTGGGCGACCTGTCGCGTGTCATGGCCCTGTTGCAACGGCGCAAGGTCAAGGCCTACTTCGTGATCCAGCCGTTCAATCCCAAGCTCATCCTCGACGTCGAACGCTTCGATCCGGTGGTGGCCGCCATTACCGGCATGTGCCAGCGCTACCAGATGGGTTGCCTGGATATGTACAGCATTCCCTTCGAGCCGGGCATGGTGCGCGATGACATGCATCTGGCCGAGCTCGGTTGGGCGATGGCGGACCAGGGCATTGCGGAGTACTTTTCCCGATGA
- a CDS encoding membrane-bound O-acyltransferase — MELFASLSFFGGALFGGLGLLAYRSVGMPLRIGYRHIIGVICLGVWMAVFWARPYQPIALLAISGSALWAMRRNYIPTWLAVVITMTPLLLVKTGVSHLGAMLGLSFATFRAIDVLLFAPRNERVSPLDYFIYLFFPLTLLAGPMYRWRNFQADLKRGYEGVNLNTWLTGLELIMLGVIQKFGLAELIWRYGLSTLDAHDYSFTGVALNASLYSAYLFFDFAGYSTMAIGIGMLFGFTLPINFRNPLATLNPQDFWRRWHISLSEWLRDVVFMPIYKALSKTSFFSRHRLAAQNIGIFATLLAMGVWNGLSVHYIVSGLMFGAYSVGHNLLINAARTRPALQATLARPVMRFLGRVLTLILAALALYVFSGRSPI; from the coding sequence ATGGAATTGTTCGCAAGTTTGAGCTTTTTCGGCGGCGCCTTGTTCGGCGGGCTGGGCCTGTTGGCATACCGTTCGGTCGGCATGCCGCTGCGCATCGGTTATCGCCACATCATCGGCGTGATCTGCCTGGGCGTGTGGATGGCGGTGTTCTGGGCGCGTCCCTACCAGCCCATCGCGCTGCTGGCCATCTCGGGCAGCGCGCTGTGGGCCATGCGCCGCAACTACATCCCGACCTGGCTGGCCGTTGTCATCACCATGACGCCGCTGCTGCTGGTCAAGACGGGCGTGTCGCACCTGGGCGCGATGCTGGGCCTGTCGTTCGCCACCTTCCGCGCCATCGACGTGCTGCTGTTCGCGCCGCGCAACGAGCGCGTGTCGCCGCTGGACTACTTCATCTACCTGTTCTTCCCCCTGACGCTGCTGGCCGGCCCGATGTACCGCTGGCGCAATTTCCAGGCCGACCTCAAGCGCGGCTATGAAGGCGTCAACCTGAACACCTGGCTGACCGGCCTGGAACTGATCATGCTGGGCGTGATCCAGAAGTTCGGCCTGGCCGAGCTGATCTGGCGCTACGGCTTGTCGACCCTGGACGCCCACGATTATTCGTTCACCGGCGTGGCGCTGAACGCCTCGCTCTACAGCGCCTACCTGTTCTTCGATTTCGCCGGCTATTCCACCATGGCCATCGGCATCGGCATGCTGTTCGGCTTCACCTTGCCGATCAACTTCCGCAACCCGCTGGCGACGCTGAATCCCCAGGACTTCTGGCGCCGCTGGCATATCAGCCTGTCCGAATGGCTGCGCGACGTCGTGTTCATGCCGATCTACAAGGCGCTGAGCAAGACCTCGTTCTTCTCGCGCCACCGCCTGGCGGCGCAGAACATCGGCATCTTCGCCACGCTGTTGGCCATGGGCGTATGGAACGGGTTGTCGGTGCACTACATCGTCAGCGGCCTGATGTTCGGCGCCTATTCGGTCGGTCACAACCTGCTGATCAACGCCGCCCGCACCCGGCCGGCGCTGCAGGCCACGCTGGCGCGGCCCGTCATGCGTTTCCTCGGACGCGTGCTCACCCTGATCCTGGCCGCCCTGGCGCTCTACGTGTTCAGCGGCCGCAGCCCCATCTGA
- the aroQ gene encoding type II 3-dehydroquinate dehydratase, with the protein MAQNILVLHGPNLNLLGTREPHIYGSLTLSQINEGLERLAGDLGATLSAWQGNHEGALVDRIQAARQDGTDFIIINAAAYTHTSVAIRDALAGVAIPFIEVHLSNLYKREPFRHHSYLSDLAVGLISGLGADGYEAALRYAVRH; encoded by the coding sequence ATGGCGCAAAACATACTGGTATTGCATGGCCCGAATCTGAACCTGCTCGGCACCCGGGAACCTCACATCTACGGCAGCCTCACGCTGTCCCAGATCAACGAGGGCCTGGAGCGGCTGGCCGGTGATTTGGGCGCCACGCTGAGCGCGTGGCAAGGCAATCACGAAGGCGCGCTGGTTGACCGCATTCAGGCGGCCCGGCAAGACGGCACCGATTTCATCATCATCAACGCGGCGGCATATACGCACACCAGCGTCGCGATCCGCGATGCGCTGGCCGGGGTCGCGATCCCATTTATTGAAGTACATTTGTCCAACCTGTATAAGCGAGAGCCCTTCAGGCATCACTCATACCTGTCCGACTTGGCGGTAGGCCTCATCAGCGGCCTGGGCGCGGACGGTTACGAAGCGGCTCTGCGTTACGCAGTGCGGCATTGA
- a CDS encoding carbohydrate kinase family protein — MATPVLVCGSMAFDTIAVFEGRFKEHILADRIQSLSVSFLVPSMRKEYGGCSGNIAYNMNLLGGKPVPVATVGEDAGEYLERLTGLGIDVSRVKVVPGTFTAQCFITTDLDDNQITAFHPGAMSFSASNDLSDAKASWGIVAPDAKEGMFAHAERLHRSGIPFIFDLGQAMPLFDGADLERMLGLAQALTVNDYEAGVVEQRTGRSMADIATGLQAVVVTRGAEGATLLTEGKSFQIEPVRATQVVDPTGCGDAQRGGLLYGLTSGWNWEDSCRLGNVMGAIKIASRGPQNHAPSRAEIDAVLHATYGIHLPA; from the coding sequence ATGGCGACCCCCGTTCTGGTCTGCGGTTCGATGGCGTTCGACACCATCGCGGTGTTCGAAGGCCGCTTCAAAGAGCACATCCTGGCCGACCGCATCCAATCCCTGAGCGTGTCGTTCCTGGTGCCCAGCATGCGCAAGGAATACGGCGGTTGCTCCGGCAACATTGCCTACAACATGAATCTGCTGGGCGGCAAGCCGGTGCCGGTGGCCACCGTGGGCGAGGACGCCGGTGAATACCTCGAGCGCCTGACCGGCCTGGGCATCGACGTGAGCCGCGTCAAGGTGGTGCCGGGCACGTTCACCGCGCAATGCTTCATCACCACGGACCTGGACGACAACCAGATCACCGCGTTCCACCCGGGCGCCATGTCGTTCTCGGCCAGCAATGACCTGAGCGATGCCAAGGCGAGCTGGGGCATCGTCGCCCCGGATGCCAAGGAAGGCATGTTCGCCCACGCCGAACGCCTGCACCGCAGCGGCATCCCCTTCATCTTCGACCTGGGCCAGGCCATGCCGCTGTTCGACGGCGCCGACCTGGAACGCATGCTCGGCCTGGCCCAGGCCCTGACCGTCAACGATTACGAGGCCGGCGTGGTCGAGCAGCGCACGGGCCGCAGCATGGCGGACATCGCCACCGGTTTGCAGGCGGTGGTCGTCACCCGCGGCGCCGAAGGCGCCACGCTGCTGACCGAAGGCAAGAGCTTCCAGATCGAACCGGTGCGCGCCACCCAGGTGGTCGATCCCACCGGCTGCGGCGACGCCCAGCGGGGCGGCCTGCTCTACGGCTTGACCAGCGGCTGGAATTGGGAAGACAGCTGCCGCCTGGGCAACGTCATGGGCGCCATCAAGATCGCCTCGCGCGGTCCGCAGAACCATGCCCCGTCGCGCGCCGAGATCGACGCCGTGCTGCACGCCACCTACGGCATCCACCTGCCGGCCTGA
- a CDS encoding DUF3426 domain-containing protein produces the protein MALTTRCPQCGTSFKVVPDQLRVRNGLVRCGACATVFDGRACLLPETGAGMPAAAIPASNTPIAAPAPAASQAIAAPVLGTPPAPPVADGAPPPVRRPSVEPREVAPWDDLPDEPASPGIHPGASGASPAAAPSVAPTDEPAPRPLASAVPPAVLRGRDDIRRRIEPDAALAEEGDDDEDENEDLDRYDDEPRLSHAPPRWPAPAAPRDEPIVAVRDSANHEAPRHARPAEPVFVVRDDARPTPPGDDDEIGLRHPDDDDQDADDRRDLDGAAEPILGDTRTRYSSATDVGRAPPEFLDQDRQERHGLLRKLWGYACLIGLLALGLQLLYVYRIDIANSVPVLRPALEAACKPLGCTVGYARRLERIAISSSSLQPPTGAAAIDDGRTRLVLNLVLRNRYDKPQHWPALVLDLTDLSDTVVVRRVLMPENYLTPEQLRGPFGPAGELKISVPIEVTGVQVNGYQLDKFFP, from the coding sequence ATGGCCCTGACCACCCGCTGCCCGCAATGCGGTACATCGTTCAAGGTGGTGCCCGACCAGCTTCGGGTCCGCAACGGCCTGGTGCGCTGCGGCGCCTGCGCCACCGTGTTCGACGGCCGCGCCTGCCTGCTGCCCGAGACGGGCGCGGGCATGCCGGCCGCGGCCATTCCCGCTTCGAACACGCCAATCGCGGCGCCTGCGCCCGCCGCGTCGCAGGCGATCGCCGCGCCGGTCCTGGGGACGCCGCCGGCGCCGCCTGTCGCCGACGGGGCGCCGCCGCCGGTGCGGCGTCCGTCTGTCGAACCGCGCGAGGTCGCGCCCTGGGACGACCTGCCCGATGAGCCCGCCTCGCCGGGCATTCATCCGGGAGCCAGCGGCGCGTCCCCGGCCGCCGCCCCGTCTGTCGCGCCGACCGATGAACCGGCCCCCCGGCCTCTCGCGTCCGCCGTGCCGCCCGCCGTGCTGCGCGGCCGCGACGACATCCGCCGCCGCATCGAACCCGACGCCGCGCTGGCGGAAGAGGGCGACGATGACGAAGACGAAAATGAAGACCTGGATCGCTACGACGACGAACCGCGCCTGAGCCATGCGCCGCCGCGCTGGCCGGCGCCGGCCGCGCCGCGCGACGAGCCCATCGTGGCGGTGCGCGACAGCGCGAACCACGAGGCGCCGCGCCATGCCCGGCCCGCCGAACCGGTATTCGTGGTGCGTGACGACGCGCGGCCCACGCCGCCCGGCGATGACGATGAGATCGGCCTGCGTCATCCCGATGACGATGACCAGGACGCCGACGACAGGCGCGACCTCGACGGCGCCGCCGAACCGATCCTGGGAGACACGCGCACGCGCTATTCCAGCGCCACCGACGTCGGTCGCGCGCCGCCCGAATTCCTGGACCAGGATCGCCAGGAGCGCCATGGCCTGCTGCGCAAGCTGTGGGGCTACGCCTGCCTGATCGGCCTGCTCGCGCTGGGCTTGCAGCTGCTGTACGTGTACCGCATCGACATTGCCAATTCCGTGCCGGTGCTGCGGCCGGCGCTCGAAGCCGCCTGCAAGCCGCTGGGCTGCACGGTCGGTTACGCGCGCCGCCTGGAGCGCATCGCCATCTCTTCGTCGTCGTTACAGCCGCCCACGGGCGCGGCCGCCATCGATGACGGCCGCACGCGGCTGGTGCTGAACCTGGTGCTGCGCAATCGCTACGACAAGCCGCAACATTGGCCGGCGCTGGTGCTGGACCTGACTGATTTGTCGGACACGGTGGTGGTGCGCCGCGTGCTGATGCCCGAGAATTACCTGACGCCCGAACAACTGCGCGGCCCCTTCGGGCCGGCGGGCGAACTGAAGATTTCCGTGCCGATTGAAGTGACCGGTGTTCAAGTCAACGGCTATCAACTCGACAAGTTCTTTCCTTGA
- a CDS encoding acyl carrier protein encodes MHTEQELHTKIGAIVESIVMKKVTPDTQLIATGLVDSLAAVDITLAVEAEYGCSIPAPEIAEHLQSVRTLAGYVAANLS; translated from the coding sequence ATGCACACCGAGCAAGAACTCCACACCAAGATCGGCGCGATCGTCGAGTCGATCGTCATGAAGAAAGTCACTCCCGATACGCAACTGATTGCCACCGGCCTGGTCGATTCGCTCGCCGCCGTGGATATCACGCTGGCGGTCGAGGCGGAGTACGGCTGCAGCATCCCGGCTCCCGAGATCGCCGAACATCTGCAGTCGGTACGCACGCTCGCCGGCTATGTCGCTGCCAATCTTTCGTAA
- the accC gene encoding acetyl-CoA carboxylase biotin carboxylase subunit, giving the protein MFEKILIANRGEIALRIQRACRELGIKTVVVHSEADREAKYVRLADESVCIGPAPSRESYLNMPAIISAAEVTDSEAIHPGYGFLSENADFADRVEKSGFVFIGPRPDTIRLMGDKVSAKRAMIEAGVPVVAGSEGALPDDPQEIIRVAREVGYPVIIKAAGGGGGRGMRVVYTEAALLNAVTMTRSEAGAAFNNPEVYMEKFLENPRHVEIQVLADGGRNAVWLGERDCSMQRRHQKVIEEAPAPGIARRLIERIGDRCADACRKMGYRGAGTFEFLYENGEFYFIEMNTRIQVEHPVTELITGVDLVQQQILIAAGEKFTLRQRDITFKGHAIECRINAEDPFRFVPSPGRITNWHTPGGPGVRIDSHAFNGYFVPPNYDSMIAKVITYGDTRDQALARMRTALSEMVVEGISTNIPLHRELLQDARFVEGGTSIHYLENKLAQRP; this is encoded by the coding sequence ATGTTCGAAAAAATCCTGATCGCCAACCGGGGCGAAATCGCCCTGCGCATTCAGCGCGCCTGCCGCGAGCTGGGCATCAAGACCGTGGTGGTGCACTCCGAGGCCGACCGCGAAGCCAAGTACGTGCGCCTGGCCGATGAATCCGTGTGCATCGGGCCCGCGCCGTCGCGCGAAAGCTACCTCAACATGCCGGCCATCATTTCGGCGGCCGAAGTCACGGATTCCGAGGCAATCCACCCGGGTTACGGGTTCTTGTCCGAAAATGCCGACTTCGCCGATCGCGTCGAAAAGAGCGGCTTCGTCTTCATCGGCCCGCGTCCCGACACGATCCGCCTGATGGGCGACAAGGTCAGCGCCAAGCGCGCCATGATCGAAGCCGGCGTGCCGGTGGTGGCGGGTTCCGAAGGCGCGTTGCCCGACGATCCGCAGGAAATCATCCGCGTTGCGCGCGAAGTCGGTTATCCGGTCATCATCAAGGCCGCCGGCGGCGGCGGTGGCCGTGGCATGCGCGTGGTGTACACCGAGGCCGCGCTGCTGAACGCCGTCACCATGACGCGTTCGGAAGCGGGCGCCGCGTTCAACAACCCGGAAGTCTATATGGAGAAGTTCCTCGAGAACCCGCGCCATGTGGAAATCCAGGTGCTGGCCGACGGCGGTCGCAACGCCGTGTGGCTGGGCGAACGCGACTGCTCCATGCAGCGCCGCCACCAGAAGGTCATCGAGGAAGCGCCGGCCCCCGGCATCGCGCGCCGCCTGATCGAGCGCATCGGCGACCGCTGCGCCGACGCCTGCCGCAAGATGGGCTACCGTGGCGCGGGCACGTTCGAGTTCCTGTATGAAAACGGCGAGTTCTATTTCATTGAAATGAACACCCGCATCCAGGTCGAACACCCGGTCACCGAGCTGATCACCGGCGTCGACCTGGTGCAGCAGCAGATCCTGATCGCCGCCGGCGAGAAGTTCACGCTGCGCCAGCGCGACATCACCTTCAAGGGCCACGCGATCGAGTGCCGCATCAACGCCGAGGATCCGTTCCGCTTCGTGCCCAGCCCTGGCCGCATCACCAACTGGCACACGCCGGGCGGCCCGGGCGTGCGCATCGATTCGCACGCGTTCAACGGCTATTTCGTGCCGCCGAACTATGATTCGATGATCGCCAAGGTCATCACCTACGGCGACACGCGCGACCAGGCGCTGGCGCGCATGCGCACCGCGCTGTCGGAAATGGTGGTGGAAGGCATTTCCACCAACATCCCGCTGCATCGCGAACTGCTGCAGGATGCCCGCTTCGTCGAAGGCGGCACCAGCATCCACTATCTGGAAAACAAGCTGGCCCAGCGTCCCTGA
- a CDS encoding glycine zipper 2TM domain-containing protein, producing the protein MNQSKTFSLLTPRTGRWLAVAAVVTSMAVLGGCANRSASSGVYSYDQAQREQIVRTGTVTGVRPIVIQNDKSSGVGMLAGGALGGVAGNAIGGGTGRTIATVGGAILGALAGNAVENQVGKNSGYEITVRLDNGETRVVAQEADVPISVGQRVQVISGAGPTRVTPM; encoded by the coding sequence ATGAACCAAAGCAAAACCTTTTCCTTGTTGACGCCGCGTACCGGCCGGTGGCTGGCCGTGGCTGCCGTCGTGACCTCGATGGCAGTCCTGGGCGGTTGCGCCAATCGCAGCGCGTCCAGCGGTGTGTATAGCTATGATCAAGCCCAGCGCGAACAGATCGTCCGCACGGGCACGGTGACGGGCGTGCGCCCCATCGTCATCCAGAACGACAAGTCCAGCGGCGTCGGCATGCTGGCTGGCGGCGCGCTGGGTGGCGTGGCAGGTAACGCCATCGGTGGCGGCACGGGCCGTACCATCGCCACGGTCGGCGGCGCCATCCTGGGCGCACTGGCCGGCAATGCCGTGGAAAACCAGGTTGGCAAGAATTCCGGCTACGAAATCACGGTGCGCCTGGATAACGGCGAAACCCGCGTCGTGGCCCAGGAAGCCGATGTGCCGATCAGCGTCGGCCAGCGTGTGCAGGTCATCAGCGGCGCCGGTCCGACCCGCGTCACGCCGATGTAA